The following proteins are co-located in the Deltaproteobacteria bacterium RIFCSPHIGHO2_02_FULL_44_16 genome:
- a CDS encoding phosphate ABC transporter, permease protein PstA codes for MISLTIRRKGMNFIMSVFSLIAVIVALIPLVLIFVHLVSKGIGAVNIDFFTQLPKPVGETGGGMVNALVGTSVMVLIACVIALPIGLLGGLYLSEFGNEKFGDIVRFAADMLNGTPSIIMGVFTYAIIVVPLKNFSALAGGVALGIMMLPMVMRTTEEMVRLVPTTLREASLALGVPYWKTLLRIILKTAQAGIITGVLLAIARVAGETAPLLFTALGNQFWNLDIMEPIAALPLQIYTYAISPFEEWHRQAWAGALVLIGGVLLLSLGSRFVFRKKRGSAR; via the coding sequence ATGATCTCTTTGACGATTCGACGAAAAGGGATGAATTTCATCATGAGCGTCTTTTCGTTGATTGCGGTTATTGTTGCGCTGATTCCTCTCGTTCTTATTTTTGTTCATTTAGTGAGTAAAGGGATTGGCGCCGTGAATATCGATTTTTTTACTCAACTTCCAAAACCTGTCGGAGAAACGGGTGGAGGAATGGTCAATGCGCTTGTGGGGACGTCGGTCATGGTCTTGATCGCTTGTGTCATTGCTCTTCCCATAGGTCTTTTAGGCGGACTTTATCTTTCTGAATTTGGAAATGAAAAGTTTGGGGATATCGTGCGCTTTGCTGCAGATATGCTCAACGGAACTCCTTCTATTATTATGGGTGTCTTTACGTATGCGATCATTGTGGTTCCATTGAAAAATTTTTCCGCACTTGCAGGAGGCGTGGCGCTTGGGATTATGATGCTCCCGATGGTCATGCGCACCACGGAGGAGATGGTCAGACTGGTGCCGACCACACTTCGCGAAGCATCGCTGGCGCTTGGGGTTCCTTATTGGAAAACGCTTTTACGGATTATTTTAAAAACTGCTCAAGCAGGAATTATTACAGGAGTGCTCCTTGCTATTGCGCGTGTTGCGGGTGAAACAGCGCCGCTTCTTTTTACGGCTCTCGGAAATCAATTTTGGAATCTCGATATCATGGAACCTATTGCAGCTTTACCTCTTCAAATATATACCTATGCCATTAGTCCCTTTGAAGAATGGCATCGTCAGGCGTGGGCCGGAGCATTGGTGCTTATTGGAGGTGTTCTTCTTTTAAGTTTAGGATCGCGTTTTGTTTTTCGGAAAAAAAGAGGATCAGCTCGATGA
- a CDS encoding phosphate ABC transporter ATP-binding protein — protein sequence MTENKITAEKVNAWYGENHILKNITLSIAEKTVTALIGPSGCGKSTFIRCFNRMFETVPSAKMQGRILLENRDIAKDDPVQLRRKIGMIFQKPNPFPTMSILENVTVGLRLNTRMKRSEIEGIAVDCLKRVSLWDEVEKKLHFSGTSLSGGQQQRLCIARALAVSPEVLLMDEPCSALDPISTARIEELIHELREKYTIVIVTHNMQQAARVSSKTAFLYMGNLIEYGNTKEVFTTPQEKQTEDYITGRFG from the coding sequence ATGACAGAAAATAAAATCACTGCTGAGAAGGTGAATGCTTGGTATGGTGAAAATCATATTTTGAAAAATATTACTCTTTCCATTGCAGAAAAAACTGTCACGGCGCTTATTGGTCCTTCGGGTTGTGGAAAATCGACGTTTATCCGTTGTTTTAATCGGATGTTTGAAACTGTTCCTTCGGCAAAGATGCAAGGGCGCATCTTGCTTGAAAATCGAGACATTGCCAAAGACGATCCCGTGCAGCTTCGCCGCAAAATAGGGATGATTTTCCAAAAACCGAATCCATTTCCGACCATGAGTATTTTGGAAAATGTCACGGTGGGGCTTCGTCTCAATACGCGTATGAAACGAAGTGAAATCGAAGGGATCGCCGTCGATTGTCTGAAAAGAGTTTCGTTATGGGATGAAGTGGAAAAGAAACTTCACTTTTCTGGAACAAGTCTTTCAGGAGGACAACAGCAGCGACTCTGTATTGCGCGCGCACTTGCGGTGAGTCCGGAAGTGCTTCTTATGGATGAACCCTGTTCTGCGCTTGATCCGATTTCAACCGCTCGTATTGAAGAGTTGATTCATGAACTTCGGGAGAAATACACGATTGTGATTGTGACCCATAACATGCAACAAGCAGCGCGGGTGTCGAGTAAAACAGCGTTTCTGTATATGGGAAATTTGATTGAATATGGAAATACCAAAGAGGTCTTTACGACCCCTCAAGAGAAACAGACGGAAGATTACATCACAGGGAGGTTTGGCTAA